In Mycteria americana isolate JAX WOST 10 ecotype Jacksonville Zoo and Gardens chromosome 3, USCA_MyAme_1.0, whole genome shotgun sequence, a single genomic region encodes these proteins:
- the CIMIP6 gene encoding LOW QUALITY PROTEIN: ciliary microtubule inner protein 6 (The sequence of the model RefSeq protein was modified relative to this genomic sequence to represent the inferred CDS: inserted 1 base in 1 codon; substituted 1 base at 1 genomic stop codon), translating into MNSYKSIRVCTFVETSKVIFALPDCEASKGLPEILQEQTSFSHWCNARDSTNEPIRGKRHGAFVCAEIKPASGXIVPRGTEIFLSARGSCSLEPPKTEKGNSVKSRMTSPSLFLQNSXETVGSENHLSKPDVREIAKAYPRIPVRGHKSSGISQTTEVDVGCPAEEEPFISYNEMAFDI; encoded by the exons ATGAACAGCTACAAATCTATACGTGTGTGCACTTTTGTAGAAACTTCAAAAGTTATATTTGCACTTCCAGACTGTGA AGCATCCAAAGGTCTTCCAGAGATTTTACAGGAACAGACCTCCTTTAGCCATTGGTGCAATGCCAGAGACTCCACTAATGAACCCATCCGAGGAAAG CGACATGGAGCTTTTGTGTGTGCAGAGATAAAACCAGCAAGTG TGATAGTTCCTAGGGGAACAGAAATATTCCTGAGTGCTAGAGGGTCATGTTCACTAGAACCAccaaaaacagagaaaggaaactcAGTGAAAAGCCGAATGACCTCACCCAGTCTCTTCCTGCAGAATTCCTAGGAGACAGTAGGCTCTGAAAATCACTTATCAAAACCAGACGTCAGAGAAATAGCCAAAGCATACCCCAGAATTCCTGTGAGAGGACACAAAAGTTCAGGCATTTCTCAGACAACTGAAGTGGATGTTGGCTGCCCTGCTGAGGAGGAGCCCTTTATATCCTACAATGAAATGGCCTTTGATATATGA